From the genome of Streptomyces spinoverrucosus:
CGAGCCGCCGGACGGACCCGGCTTGGGGCGGGCGCCCCAGCCGAGGTCGCCCCGGGGCGCGTCGGCCTGGCGCGGCACCTCGGCCCAGACCAGCAGCCCGGGGCCGTGCTCCTGGGCGCCCCAGGCGTGCGACAACGCGTCGACGAGGAGCAGTCCCCTCCCGTGCTCCTCCTCGGGCCTGCCCGGGGCCGGATGGGGATCACCCGCGGCGCATCCCTGGTCACGCACGGCTATGCGCACCATGTGGTCGCCGTCGTGCAACTCGCAGACGACGACATCGCTCGCGGTGTGCAGGATCGCGTTGGTGACGAGCTCCGACACCACCAGCGCGGCCGTGTCGCAGGTGTCCTCGCACACCGCCCAGCCGGTCAGCCGGGTCCGCGTCAGACGTCTGGCCTGCGCGGGAGAACCCGGGTGTGCGGCCAGCTCGAAGCGGAACCGGCGCTCGGCAGCGGACCCCAAGGGGCCGGCTGCCGCGGCTGCACCGAGGCCGAAACGGCCTGCGGCGGCGTCTGTTCCTAAGGGCGCGGACGGAATCACGCTTGCCACTATCGCCCCGCCGCGAACAACTTGGCAAGTGTCACTCTGAAAATTGCAGAGTGCTGTATGACGCGGTGAAGGGTCGTGGCACACTGCTCGCAACAACATGTGACGCGGCGCCAGTTGAGATCCCCGGAGGTCGGCACCGACCTTCGAATAGGTCTTCGAATGGCGCCGCTGGGCTGTCAGGATTCGTACAGGATTCGTACGGGGTTCATGCGCATCGTGCGGCCGTCAGGGTCTCGATGAGCCGTCAGGACCTCGATGAGTGGAGGTGGAGCGTGAGCGAGCCGCGGTCGGCACCGACGGTCGGCCAGGTCGTTCTCGGTCGGCGCCTGCTCGACCTGCGCGAACGCGCCGGCCTCAAGCGCGAGGAGGCCGCCCGTGTCCTGCGCGTCGCCCCCGCCACCATCCGCCGTATGGAGACGGCCGAGGTCGCCCTCAAGATCCCGTATCTCCAACTGCTCCTGAAGGCCTACGGCGTCCCCGACGACGAGGCCGACGCGTTCGTCCAACTGGCCGAGGAGGCCAACAAACCCGGCTGGTGGCAGCGGTTCCACGACATCCTGCCCGGCTGGTTCTCGATGTACGTCAGCCTGGAGGGTGCCGCCTCCCTCATCCGCAGCTACGAACCCCACTTCGTGCCCGGACTCCTGCAGACCGAGGACTACGCGCGTGGCGTCCTGAAATCGGGCGCCGTCGGCCAGACCCGGCCCGAGGACATCGAGCGACACGTCGCACTGCGTATGCAACGCCAGGAACTGCTCACCCGTCAGGACGCACCCAGGGTGTGGGCCGTGATGGACGAGACCGTGCTGCGCCGCCCGATCGGCGGCCCGGAGGTGATGCGTGCCCAGATCGAAAGACTGCTCGACGCCACGAAGCTGCCCCATGTGACGTTGCAGGTCGTCCCGTTCGCCACGGGGCCGCACCCCGGCACGTACGGGCCCTTCGTGCTGTTCCGATTCGCCGTGCCCGAACTTCCGGACATGGTCTACAGCGAGTACCTGACCGGCGCCGTCTACCTGGACGCGCGCGCCGAGGTGGCCACCCACCTCGAGGTCATGGACCGCATGGCGGCGCAGGCCGCTACGGCACATCGCACGAAGGAGATCCTCGAGGATCTCCGCAAGGAGCTGTGAATGGATCGCATCACGTCCCAGCCCAAGCCGCGGGTCCGCACCGAGCGGATCTACAACGGCATGCCCGCCCGGGAACTGGGCAGCGAGGGCTGGCACAAGCCGTGGAGCGGCGGCAACGGGGGCAACTGCCTGGAGGCGATGAAGCTCGCCGACGGCCGTATCGCCGTCCGGCAGTCCACCGACCCGGACGGGCCGGCGCTGATCTACACCTCCGACGAGATGACGGCGTTCATCGAGGGTGCGAAGGCGGGGGAAGCGGACTTCCTGCTGTCCTGACGCCGGCCCGACGGACTTTGGCTTGTTGGTGCCCTTCTTCTGTCCTTGTTTGCGGCTCAACTTCCCTATCTTGGTACTGACTTGATCACTTATCGCGTCCGACGCCTATGGAGTGCCTCATGACCGAGATCGACACCAGCAAGCCCCATCCCGCACGGATGTACGACTGGTATCTCGGCGGCAAGGACAACTACCCCGTCGACGAGGAGATGGGCCGGCAGATGCTGGCCCTGGACCCGCGCGTGCCGGTGATGGCGCGGGTCAACCGCGCGTTCATGCACCGGGCCACGCGCTGGCTGGCCGGGAACGGCGTACGGCAGTTCCTGGACGTCGGCACGGGCATCCCGACCGAGCCCAACCTGCACCAGATCGCGCAGGCCGTCGCACCGGACGCGCGCGTGGTCTACTGCGACAACGACCCGATCGTGCTGGCCCACGCGGGCGCCCTGCTGCGCGGCACGGCCGAGGGCGTGACCGAGTACCTCCAGGCCGATGTGCGCGAACCGGCCACCATCATCGAGGGGGCCAGGAAGGTCCTGGACCTCAGCCGCCCGGTGGCGCTCTCCCTCGTCGCGCTGCTGCACTTCGTCGACGACGAGGACGGCGCGCACGAGCTGGTCACGGAGCTGTTGTCCGAACTCCCCTCCGGCAGCTACCTGATGATGACCCACGCCACCGCCGACTTCACGCCGGAGGAGTCGGCGGCGGCCACCGAGAAGCTCAGGGCGGCGGGCGTCACGCTGGCGTTGCGGTCCCGGGGCGAGTTCGCCCGCTTCTTCGACGGGCTCGAACTGGTCGAGCCGGGGGTCGTGGTGGTGCCCGAGTGGCGTCCGGAGCTGGGGGAGCCGGTGCCGGGGCAGGACGACGGGGTGATTCCTGGGTACGGGGCCGTGGGGCGGAAGGCGTAAGCGTTTGCGTCGTGTCCTTACGGGGCCTGCGGGGTGCCGGAAGCACTCATTGGGGCGGCAGGATGCCGCACAGCGCCTCCAGTGCCGCCCCGTACGCGTGTTCCGAGGGGGTCGCGTAGCCGACGACCAGGCCGTCACGTGCGGTCATGTCCGTCCGCGGGTGCCGGAACGCGGCGAGACCGTCGAGGGCGACGCCCTGCCAGGCGGCGGCCTTGACCGTGGAGCGCTCGGTGCCGGGCGGCAGCCGCAGCACCGCGTGCAGGCCGGCCGCGACGCCGGTCACCTCGATGTGCGGGGCGTGCTCGGCGAGCGTGGCGACGAGACGGTCCCGGCGGCTGCGGTACCGCTGCCGCATGCGCCGCACATGACGGTCGTACGACCCCTTGGCGATGAAGTCGGCGAGGCTGAGCTGGTCCAGGACGCTCGCCCAGCCCTCCCGCTCGCCCTTGGCCGCGAGGACGCCGTCGACGTACCGCTCCGGCAGGGCCATCCACCCCAGCCGCAGCGCCGGTGACAGGCTCTTGCTGACCGAGCCGATGTGGATCACCCGCTCGGGGTCGAGCCCCTGGACGGCGCCGACGGGTTTGCGGTCGTAGCGGAACTCCCCGTCGTAGTCGTCCTCCAGGATCACGCTCCCACGCGCGCGTGCCCAGTCGATGACGGCGGCGCGGCGCGTGGCGTGCAGCGGGCCGCCGGTCGGGAACTGGTGGGCCGGCGTGAGTAGGACGGCCCGTTCGCGCGCGAGCAGGTCGACGCGGGCGCCGTCCTCGTCCAGGGGCAGCGGGACCGTCCGTACGCCGGTCGCGGTCAGCAACTCGCGGTGGAAGCCCAGTCCGTACGCCTCCACCGCCAGTGGGCCGCGCAGGACGCCGCCGCCGAAGAGCAGCCGCAGGGCGTGCGCGAAACCGGAGCAGATCACGATCCGGCCGGGCTCGGTGCGGACGCCACGCGCGCGTGCCAGGTACTCGGCGAGTGCCTCGCGCAGTTCCCGGCGCCCCGCCGGGTCCCCTGGGCCGAACACCTCGTTGGGCGCCTGCTGGAGCGCCCGCCGGTACGAGGCGAGCCAGGCCGCGCGCGGGAACGCGGACGCGTCCGGGGTGCCCTGCCGGAGGTCGTGTCGTGGGCCACGCGCGCGTGCGGGTGTCTTCTTCGCGACCCGGGTGCTGCCCTTGAGGGGCTCGGCCCGGTCGGCTACGCGGGTGCCCGAGCCCTGACGGGCGGTCAGCCAGCCCTCCGCGACGAGCTCGGCGTAGGCGTCGGCGACCGTGTTGCGGGCGACGCCGAGATCGGCGGCGAGCGAGCGGTACGGGGGCAGGCGGGCGCCCGGGGGGAGGCGGCCGCTGCGTACGGCGTCCCGCAGCGCCCGGATGAGGGCGGCGCGGCGACCACCCGGGCCCGCCAGCTCCAGGTGCAGGTCGGAGCCGATGCGCTGGGCGGAATTGACCCACGTTTCTGCCATGGAAATGCACCCTACAGCCGGTCTTTGCGGGCCGTAGGTTGAGGGCATGACGACGAACGCAACGACGAACGCAACGACGAGCAAGACGACCGACACGACGACCAACAAGGCGACGAACACGATGCACGCGACGCCCGGCGCCCCCGCTGCCGCCATCGCCGCCGCCGAGGCCGAGCGGACCCGGCTCGACTTCGCCAAGTCCGCCCCGAAGGCCTTCCGCGCCCTCATCGGTTTCGACGCGGCGGCCCGCGAGGGCCTCGACCCGGCCCTGGTCGAGCTCATCCAGATCCGCGCCTCGCACCTCAACCACTGCGCGTACTGCCTGCACATGCACACCAACGACGCCCGCAAGGCCGGTGAGAGCGAGGACCGGCTGCACATGGTCGCCGTGTGGCGCGAGGCCCGCCACTTCTTCACCCCCAAGGAGCAGGCCGCCCTGGCCCTCACCGAGGCCCTCACCCTGGTCGCCGACGCCGGCGTCCCCGGCGACGTCTACGCCGAGGCCACGGCCCACTTCGAGGACCGGGAACTGGCCCAGGTCATCGCCCTGATCTGCACGATCAACACGTGGAACCGGGTGGCGCTGTCGACGGGGAAGGTGGCGGGGACGGACGAACGCCGCGGTTGAGCATGCCCGTGGGAGGGGGCGTTCCGGGTGCGGGTGCGGGTGCGGGTGCGGGTGCGGGTGCTGGGTGGCGGGTGCCGGGTGGGGGCGGGCGCCCGGTGCCGGGTGCCGGGTGCCGGGTGCTGGGTGCTGGGTGGCGGGTGTCGGGTAGCGGGTGCGGGGTGCGGGGTGCGGGGTGCGGGGTGCCGGGTGTCGGGTGGCCGGTGTCGGGTGCCGGGTCCCGGGCGGCCGGTGTCGGGCGGCGGATGGCCGGTGTCGGTTGCCCGCCACGGCGAGCAGTCACCGGCGCGGCCCGGCGAGGGCCGAGCCTCCAGGCCCTCCGCCTCCCTGGCCCGCCGGTCGCGGCGCCCCTCACACCACCATCGGCCGGTCGTACGGCCCAATGGGCGCCGGCAGTTCTGAACTCCCTGTCAGATGGCGGTCGACGGCCGCCGCCACCGCCCGCCCCTCCGCGATCGCCCACACGATGAGCGACTGTCCTCGCGCCGCGTCCCCGGCGGCGAACACACCGGGGACGTTCGTCGCGAACCCGGCGTCCCGCGCGACCGTGCCGCGCGGTTCCATCTCCAGCCCCAACTGCTCGATGAGCCCGTCCTCCCGGTCGGGCCCGGAGAAGCCCAGCGCGAGCAGCACGAGGTCGGCGGGCAGCCTGCGCTCGGTGCCGGACACCGGCCGCCGTTGCGCGTCCACCTCGACCAGGTGCAGCCACCGCACATGCCCCTCCTCGTCCCCCGTGAAGCGGAGCGTGGACGCCGCGAACAACCGCGCGTCCGCATCCGCCGCCGGCGCGGTCCGCAGATCGCGCGCCTCCTCGTGCGCCGCCGAGAGCCGGTAGATCTTCGGGTACGTCGGCCAGGGCTCCGCATCCTCGTCCCGTTCGCCCCCCGGCTGCGCGTAGATGTCCAGCTGTGTCACTGACGCCGCACCTTCCCGTACCGCCGTCCCCAGGCAGTCCGCCCCCGTGTCACCGCCCCCGACGATCACGACATGCTTCCCGGCCGCGGACAGCGGCGAGACCTCCAGATCGCCCTCACACACCCGATTGGCCAGCGGCAGATACTCCATCGCCTGCTGCACCCCGGCCAACTCCCGCCCCGGCACGGGAAGTTCACGCCACGCCGTCGCCCCGGTCGCGATCACCACCGCGTCGTACCGCGACCGCAGCTCCGCCGCCCCGACGTCCCGCCCGACCACCGTCGAGGTACGGAACTTGGTCCCCTCGGCCCGCATCTGCTCCAGCCGGCGTTCCAGATGGTGCTTCTCCATCTTGAACTCGGGGATCCCGTACCGCATCAGCCCGCCGAGCCGGTCGTCCTTCTCGTACACGGCGACGGTGTGCCCCGCCCGCGTCAGCTGCTGTGCCGCCGCCAGCCCCGTGGGCCCCGACCCGATCACCGCGACCGTCCGCCCGCTCAGCCGCTCCGGCGGGCTCGGCGGCGTGAAGCCCTCCTCCCAGGCCCGGTCGGCGATCGCGCACTCGACGTTCTTGATGGTGACCGCCGGCTGGTTGATGGCGAGCACGCACCCCGTCTCGCACGGCGCCGGGCACAACCGTCCGGTGAACTCGGGGAAGTTGTTCGTGGCGTGCAACCGGTCGCTCGCCGCCCGCCAGTCGTCCCGGGAGACCAGGTCGTT
Proteins encoded in this window:
- a CDS encoding ATP-binding protein, translated to MASVIPSAPLGTDAAAGRFGLGAAAAAGPLGSAAERRFRFELAAHPGSPAQARRLTRTRLTGWAVCEDTCDTAALVVSELVTNAILHTASDVVVCELHDGDHMVRIAVRDQGCAAGDPHPAPGRPEEEHGRGLLLVDALSHAWGAQEHGPGLLVWAEVPRQADAPRGDLGWGARPKPGPSGGSGEDDEAHARVCRPARGETGTEWV
- a CDS encoding helix-turn-helix domain-containing protein — encoded protein: MSEPRSAPTVGQVVLGRRLLDLRERAGLKREEAARVLRVAPATIRRMETAEVALKIPYLQLLLKAYGVPDDEADAFVQLAEEANKPGWWQRFHDILPGWFSMYVSLEGAASLIRSYEPHFVPGLLQTEDYARGVLKSGAVGQTRPEDIERHVALRMQRQELLTRQDAPRVWAVMDETVLRRPIGGPEVMRAQIERLLDATKLPHVTLQVVPFATGPHPGTYGPFVLFRFAVPELPDMVYSEYLTGAVYLDARAEVATHLEVMDRMAAQAATAHRTKEILEDLRKEL
- a CDS encoding DUF397 domain-containing protein gives rise to the protein MDRITSQPKPRVRTERIYNGMPARELGSEGWHKPWSGGNGGNCLEAMKLADGRIAVRQSTDPDGPALIYTSDEMTAFIEGAKAGEADFLLS
- a CDS encoding SAM-dependent methyltransferase, which codes for MTEIDTSKPHPARMYDWYLGGKDNYPVDEEMGRQMLALDPRVPVMARVNRAFMHRATRWLAGNGVRQFLDVGTGIPTEPNLHQIAQAVAPDARVVYCDNDPIVLAHAGALLRGTAEGVTEYLQADVREPATIIEGARKVLDLSRPVALSLVALLHFVDDEDGAHELVTELLSELPSGSYLMMTHATADFTPEESAAATEKLRAAGVTLALRSRGEFARFFDGLELVEPGVVVVPEWRPELGEPVPGQDDGVIPGYGAVGRKA
- the pdxR gene encoding MocR-like pyridoxine biosynthesis transcription factor PdxR encodes the protein MAETWVNSAQRIGSDLHLELAGPGGRRAALIRALRDAVRSGRLPPGARLPPYRSLAADLGVARNTVADAYAELVAEGWLTARQGSGTRVADRAEPLKGSTRVAKKTPARARGPRHDLRQGTPDASAFPRAAWLASYRRALQQAPNEVFGPGDPAGRRELREALAEYLARARGVRTEPGRIVICSGFAHALRLLFGGGVLRGPLAVEAYGLGFHRELLTATGVRTVPLPLDEDGARVDLLARERAVLLTPAHQFPTGGPLHATRRAAVIDWARARGSVILEDDYDGEFRYDRKPVGAVQGLDPERVIHIGSVSKSLSPALRLGWMALPERYVDGVLAAKGEREGWASVLDQLSLADFIAKGSYDRHVRRMRQRYRSRRDRLVATLAEHAPHIEVTGVAAGLHAVLRLPPGTERSTVKAAAWQGVALDGLAAFRHPRTDMTARDGLVVGYATPSEHAYGAALEALCGILPPQ
- a CDS encoding carboxymuconolactone decarboxylase family protein, with the translated sequence MTTNATTNATTSKTTDTTTNKATNTMHATPGAPAAAIAAAEAERTRLDFAKSAPKAFRALIGFDAAAREGLDPALVELIQIRASHLNHCAYCLHMHTNDARKAGESEDRLHMVAVWREARHFFTPKEQAALALTEALTLVADAGVPGDVYAEATAHFEDRELAQVIALICTINTWNRVALSTGKVAGTDERRG
- a CDS encoding glutamate synthase subunit beta, whose protein sequence is MADPKGFMTTPRQDWPRRPVEERVRDWNEVYVPGALLPIINQQADRCMDCGVPFCHHACPLGNLIPEWNDLVSRDDWRAASDRLHATNNFPEFTGRLCPAPCETGCVLAINQPAVTIKNVECAIADRAWEEGFTPPSPPERLSGRTVAVIGSGPTGLAAAQQLTRAGHTVAVYEKDDRLGGLMRYGIPEFKMEKHHLERRLEQMRAEGTKFRTSTVVGRDVGAAELRSRYDAVVIATGATAWRELPVPGRELAGVQQAMEYLPLANRVCEGDLEVSPLSAAGKHVVIVGGGDTGADCLGTAVREGAASVTQLDIYAQPGGERDEDAEPWPTYPKIYRLSAAHEEARDLRTAPAADADARLFAASTLRFTGDEEGHVRWLHLVEVDAQRRPVSGTERRLPADLVLLALGFSGPDREDGLIEQLGLEMEPRGTVARDAGFATNVPGVFAAGDAARGQSLIVWAIAEGRAVAAAVDRHLTGSSELPAPIGPYDRPMVV